The Longimicrobiaceae bacterium genome contains a region encoding:
- a CDS encoding MFS transporter: protein AVSLAAGLAAIPLAPTLPLLALALAAFAFGHGTLTPALSALVSHAATPREQGRLLGVSQSLSAAGRVLGPVLGGVVFARMGIGAPYLAGAGLSLLAVLVLLGSRRGGS from the coding sequence GGGCGGTGTCGCTGGCGGCGGGCCTCGCGGCGATCCCGCTGGCGCCCACCCTCCCCCTGCTGGCCCTGGCGCTCGCCGCCTTCGCCTTCGGGCACGGGACGCTCACCCCCGCTCTTTCGGCCCTGGTGTCGCATGCGGCCACGCCGCGGGAGCAGGGCCGGCTGCTGGGCGTGTCGCAGTCGCTCTCCGCGGCGGGGCGGGTGCTGGGGCCGGTGCTGGGCGGGGTAGTCTTCGCCAGGATGGGGATCGGGGCGCCGTACCTGGCCGGGGCGGGGCTCTCGCTGCTCGCCGTGCTGGTGCTGCTGGGCAGCCGGCGGGGGGGATCGTGA